A stretch of the Paenibacillus dendritiformis genome encodes the following:
- a CDS encoding acyltransferase, with protein MATGREKLSEVQLVRAMAIIGVLSVHSTSFATLQMKDSNFYWMYSFMNIFMKIGTPTFLFLSSFVLFYNYFSRPLDSQLIGNFYKKRLKYIIIPYCLFSVFYFVILHFTHYRDRALDETLIKFFTQLATGKAYTHLYFVFISIQFYLLFPICLWLFKRKPSIVKWSIPLGLAIQWGFILLNKYALQVPNKGSWSLAYMSYFMLGAFLGIYYPKLKNWLIISRENATAPRIVSWIALWTVGLCAGLGHVYIWHTTRLYGASYNSLLYELMWNVHTYTFAIMAFQIAFLLRRHAWPWLVNGMHRLGEISFGIYLIHPFFLFIYRNFPPHTSKSPLFHMWYAGGFLSALILSWITVSLTVRFVPQSWVIFGSTPPRKKSKPAQGVAASG; from the coding sequence ATGGCAACCGGACGTGAAAAGCTGTCCGAAGTGCAGTTGGTACGCGCGATGGCGATTATCGGAGTCCTGTCCGTTCACTCGACGTCATTTGCGACGCTGCAGATGAAGGATTCCAACTTTTACTGGATGTACAGCTTCATGAATATATTTATGAAGATTGGCACACCGACATTTTTATTTCTGAGCAGCTTCGTACTTTTCTACAATTACTTTTCGAGGCCATTGGACTCGCAGCTCATCGGCAACTTCTACAAAAAAAGGCTGAAGTACATTATCATTCCGTATTGTTTATTTTCGGTATTTTACTTTGTCATCCTGCATTTTACTCATTACCGGGACCGTGCCCTGGATGAAACGCTAATCAAATTTTTCACCCAGTTGGCTACGGGCAAGGCGTATACGCATCTATACTTCGTCTTCATCAGCATCCAATTCTATCTGCTGTTCCCGATTTGCCTGTGGCTGTTCAAGCGGAAGCCATCCATCGTCAAGTGGAGCATTCCACTCGGGTTAGCCATTCAATGGGGCTTTATCCTGCTTAATAAATACGCGCTTCAAGTTCCTAACAAAGGGAGCTGGTCGCTCGCGTATATGTCCTACTTCATGCTGGGAGCCTTTCTGGGCATCTACTATCCAAAGCTGAAGAACTGGCTCATCATCAGCCGGGAAAACGCGACCGCGCCGCGTATCGTATCCTGGATTGCCCTGTGGACGGTCGGGCTATGCGCCGGACTCGGACATGTGTACATCTGGCATACGACACGGCTGTATGGCGCAAGTTACAATTCGCTCTTGTATGAATTGATGTGGAACGTTCACACCTATACGTTCGCGATTATGGCATTTCAGATTGCGTTTCTGCTTCGGCGCCATGCTTGGCCGTGGCTCGTTAACGGAATGCATCGGCTTGGGGAAATCTCATTCGGCATTTATTTGATTCATCCGTTCTTTTTATTCATCTATCGCAACTTCCCGCCGCATACATCGAAATCGCCGCTATTTCATATGTGGTATGCCGGCGGGTTCTTGTCGGCGCTTATCTTGTCCTGGATTACGGTCTCCCTGACGGTGCGCTTCGTGCCCCAATCCTGGGTTATCTTCGGGAGCACGCCTCCGCGGAAAAAGAGCAAGCCTGCGCAGGGAGTGGCTGCGAGCGGCTGA
- a CDS encoding copper amine oxidase N-terminal domain-containing protein: MKRNKSGSVKLIVVSTVLAWQLLFPFAAAQAAEASHVLALTADKAKMSHNGQELIADQPVVDKDNVAYIPLKSVAILYGFSVTYDADTKETVASKEEMTLRFKAGAKTISVNGTEVEAAGEIFSQKGSLMVPLRTWADITESQLNVNGSKYTLAWKEVIAEPSPPVANFKTDKSVYRMGENIRYEDLSEDEHSEIVKRTWTGKASAFFEPGEHEVTLRVENEHGKSDTITQKITVTDESLYTPTEHGLLYADPGSKFPVDRNDVLVYEPVAYTTTTSPMTFVRSNSPEHLYGEEGIGYQDTLSGSFRINIHNQNRSQQDISVYLLATNHGTSDANVTLNAFGMGGPTKYVSTSGKTAVSRFLDSLAKSEPIRTMKVPAGETVVVLPEISKSPMKGGLTMTSYSEIHTDQELEFSVVILDPDKDPIEALPELPKLDRDGKHVRGTFPEGNRTFHVNQVLGAKPQRMIIGDNDLDTFVTGADQVTGLEEINIGNTGVLYDMELQVAPHTVIGLNARGGHYAGAFLVNGKVVNMVDGSILINPEEVGVLHRTGDQEEKVHLTFVLASGSNLPIHMLFLPMPEAKE; the protein is encoded by the coding sequence ATGAAACGCAACAAATCAGGTAGTGTAAAACTTATCGTAGTCAGTACGGTTCTGGCTTGGCAGCTCTTATTTCCATTCGCTGCGGCACAAGCTGCCGAAGCAAGCCATGTGCTTGCTTTAACAGCCGATAAAGCCAAGATGTCTCATAATGGGCAAGAGCTCATCGCCGATCAGCCCGTGGTCGACAAGGACAACGTGGCTTATATTCCGCTGAAAAGCGTGGCGATCCTCTATGGATTCTCGGTAACCTATGATGCCGATACCAAAGAAACGGTAGCCAGCAAAGAAGAGATGACGCTTCGCTTCAAAGCCGGGGCAAAAACGATTAGCGTAAACGGAACAGAAGTGGAAGCGGCAGGTGAGATTTTTAGCCAAAAAGGCAGTCTGATGGTGCCGCTGCGCACCTGGGCCGACATCACGGAGAGCCAATTGAACGTTAACGGCTCGAAGTATACGCTGGCATGGAAAGAAGTCATCGCCGAGCCCTCCCCTCCGGTCGCCAACTTCAAAACGGACAAGTCCGTCTATCGAATGGGCGAAAATATCCGGTACGAGGATCTGAGCGAGGACGAGCACAGCGAGATCGTGAAGCGGACCTGGACAGGCAAAGCGTCCGCTTTCTTCGAACCCGGGGAGCATGAAGTGACGCTTCGGGTCGAGAACGAGCACGGCAAGAGCGATACGATAACTCAGAAGATTACCGTAACCGATGAGTCTCTGTATACCCCGACGGAGCACGGGCTTCTCTACGCTGATCCGGGAAGCAAATTCCCGGTTGACCGCAATGACGTGCTTGTCTATGAACCGGTCGCTTATACGACCACGACCAGTCCAATGACCTTCGTCCGCAGCAATAGCCCCGAGCATCTGTATGGGGAGGAAGGCATCGGTTATCAGGATACGCTCTCGGGAAGCTTCCGGATCAATATCCACAATCAGAACCGTTCGCAGCAAGATATATCCGTATATTTGCTGGCGACGAATCATGGCACCTCCGATGCCAATGTCACGCTCAACGCCTTCGGGATGGGCGGTCCGACCAAGTATGTATCGACCAGCGGAAAAACCGCTGTGTCGCGGTTCCTGGACTCTCTCGCCAAGTCCGAACCTATCCGGACGATGAAGGTGCCGGCCGGCGAGACGGTCGTAGTGCTGCCCGAGATTAGCAAATCTCCGATGAAGGGCGGACTGACGATGACCTCCTATTCCGAAATTCACACGGACCAGGAGCTTGAATTCTCGGTTGTCATCCTGGATCCGGACAAGGATCCGATCGAAGCGCTGCCTGAGCTTCCAAAGCTGGATCGGGACGGCAAGCATGTGCGCGGAACATTCCCCGAAGGGAACCGCACGTTCCATGTCAATCAGGTGCTTGGCGCCAAGCCGCAGCGGATGATTATCGGGGATAACGATCTCGACACGTTCGTTACAGGGGCCGATCAGGTCACTGGCCTGGAAGAGATCAATATCGGGAACACCGGGGTACTCTATGATATGGAATTGCAGGTCGCCCCGCACACCGTCATCGGGCTGAACGCCCGCGGCGGACATTATGCTGGCGCCTTCCTGGTGAACGGCAAAGTCGTCAATATGGTGGACGGAAGCATACTTATCAATCCGGAAGAAGTCGGCGTTCTGCATCGGACAGGCGATCAGGAGGAGAAGGTTCATCTGACCTTCGTCCTGGCCTCCGGAAGCAATCTTCCGATTCACATGCTCTTCCTGCCGATGCCGGAAGCCAAAGAATAG
- a CDS encoding sensor histidine kinase, which translates to MGKPKSANLIRTVRWKFLLVFLGSVSLTAFIMLLGRLLAGYLLSEPPYNGLLIWTVNNIGSKPIMVVTGIVSFILFYFLFSRPIIRYLNEITDGLQEIAKGQFDYVIPVKSSDEIGSIAYRINALSEELNSYLQEITFGLQEIAKGQFEHVIPVKPANDLGLVAESINHMSAQLYHSIQEERNAEKTKNDLITGVSHDLRTPLTSILGFLELIENDRYHDEVELRYYVNIAYEKALSLKYLIDDLFEFTRINNGLPLELTELDMTNFIRQLAEEFVPSLEKAGMMCRINAPSEPLYIMADGDRLVRSYENLISNAIQYGKSGKYVDIELGKEEDQIYVKVTNYGEPISERDLPYIFDRFYRAEQSRSKETGGTGLGLAITKSIIEVHGGKISAASDRNKTTFMTRFPSA; encoded by the coding sequence ATGGGAAAACCGAAAAGCGCCAACCTCATCCGTACCGTCCGCTGGAAGTTCCTCCTCGTGTTCCTGGGGAGCGTGAGCCTGACCGCATTCATCATGCTGCTTGGCCGCTTGCTGGCCGGCTATTTGCTGTCGGAGCCGCCCTATAACGGACTGCTCATCTGGACGGTGAACAATATCGGCTCCAAGCCGATTATGGTCGTTACCGGAATCGTGTCGTTCATTTTGTTTTATTTTCTGTTCAGCCGCCCCATCATCCGCTATCTGAATGAGATAACAGATGGACTTCAAGAGATTGCCAAGGGACAATTCGATTATGTCATACCGGTCAAGTCGTCGGATGAAATCGGATCGATCGCCTATCGGATCAACGCGTTGTCTGAAGAATTGAACAGCTACTTGCAAGAGATTACGTTCGGACTGCAGGAGATTGCCAAGGGGCAATTCGAGCACGTGATTCCGGTCAAGCCTGCGAACGATCTCGGTCTGGTAGCCGAGAGCATCAATCATATGAGCGCCCAGCTGTACCACTCGATCCAGGAAGAGCGCAATGCCGAGAAGACGAAAAATGACCTCATTACGGGCGTCTCGCATGACCTGCGCACCCCGCTGACGTCGATTCTCGGCTTCCTTGAGCTGATCGAGAACGACCGGTATCACGATGAAGTGGAGCTGCGGTACTATGTCAATATCGCCTATGAGAAAGCGTTAAGCTTAAAGTATTTGATCGACGATCTGTTCGAATTTACGCGCATCAACAATGGACTTCCTCTCGAATTGACCGAGCTGGACATGACCAACTTCATCCGGCAGCTGGCGGAGGAATTCGTGCCGAGTCTGGAGAAAGCCGGCATGATGTGCCGCATCAACGCCCCTTCCGAGCCGCTGTACATTATGGCGGATGGAGACCGGCTCGTCCGATCGTATGAGAATCTGATCTCGAATGCGATCCAGTACGGGAAGTCCGGCAAGTATGTCGATATCGAGCTCGGCAAAGAAGAGGATCAGATTTATGTCAAAGTAACGAATTACGGCGAGCCGATCTCCGAGAGAGATCTGCCGTATATTTTCGACCGCTTCTATCGGGCGGAGCAGTCCCGTTCCAAGGAGACCGGCGGAACCGGCTTGGGGCTGGCGATTACGAAGAGCATTATTGAAGTTCACGGCGGGAAGATCTCGGCCGCAAGCGATCGCAACAAGACGACATTCATGACTCGCTTCCCAAGCGCCTGA
- a CDS encoding response regulator transcription factor — MPKETILLVDDEKEIIELMEIYLKNEGYELLKAPNGLVALELLQNHKVDLIILDVMMPKMDGIQACMKIREQNNTPIIMLSAKSQDIDKIAGLSIGADDYVTKPFNPLVLIARVKSQLRRYKQFNTVRPADENEIQIDDLVINFATHSVTVDDVPVKLTPREFAILKLLAVNRGIVLSMEKIYQEVWNEPFMESKNTVMVHIRKIREKIEKDSQNPRFIKTVWGIGYKMESL; from the coding sequence ATGCCGAAAGAGACCATTCTATTGGTAGACGATGAAAAAGAAATTATTGAGCTTATGGAGATCTATTTAAAAAATGAAGGATATGAGCTGCTAAAAGCGCCAAACGGTCTGGTCGCGCTCGAATTGCTGCAAAACCATAAGGTCGATCTGATTATATTGGATGTCATGATGCCGAAGATGGACGGGATTCAGGCCTGCATGAAGATCAGGGAGCAGAACAACACCCCGATTATTATGCTGTCGGCCAAGAGCCAGGATATCGATAAAATCGCCGGCCTCAGCATCGGCGCCGACGATTATGTCACGAAGCCATTCAATCCGCTCGTCCTCATTGCGCGGGTCAAATCCCAGCTCCGCCGCTACAAGCAATTCAATACGGTGCGGCCGGCGGACGAGAATGAGATCCAGATTGACGATCTCGTGATTAACTTTGCCACTCACTCGGTGACCGTGGATGATGTTCCCGTGAAGCTGACTCCGCGGGAGTTCGCGATCCTGAAGCTGCTGGCGGTGAATCGGGGAATTGTGCTGAGCATGGAAAAAATATATCAGGAAGTATGGAACGAGCCGTTCATGGAATCCAAAAACACCGTCATGGTCCATATTCGTAAAATTCGCGAGAAAATCGAAAAAGACAGTCAAAATCCGAGATTCATCAAGACCGTATGGGGCATTGGCTACAAGATGGAGTCCCTATAA
- a CDS encoding polysaccharide deacetylase family protein: MKDRLLYPAKIALALLSLFMVLQGCGLNRTVKEVAFIINEQKLEKPVSVVVDDGTLMVRASSDQIWNELGMTIEEYSPPSSSSVYYSNQVAVLMYHQLVDQPDKKKPHLLPVDQFEEQMKLLKERGFHVISMDEYVDFMTAGSAIPDNAVLLTFDDGYETFYTHAFPILQKFGYTATNFVIVSSIDNQTGKPKLSWDQMREMKKAGMSFYSHTYNSHRHGPINATGKEKPMLSRHLYLKDRDRVETDEEYIGRITGDLATAEKRLREELGNTRSIVAFPYGAYNQDVLGVLKKLNIELSFTIKPGMTGREDRNAFRFNAGTIKQTPEELIKLLSEGGYAQKKKKNEVYVQINGKNVNFKKKQPLLEEGDILIPLRELCQMYNIELIWNGSQNTVSLKTNPGLVETSADPGNDDVSSP, from the coding sequence ATGAAAGACCGCTTATTATACCCTGCCAAAATCGCACTTGCGCTTCTGTCTTTGTTCATGGTGCTGCAAGGCTGCGGCCTGAACCGAACCGTGAAGGAGGTTGCGTTCATTATAAATGAACAAAAGCTGGAGAAACCCGTCTCCGTTGTCGTGGACGACGGAACGCTGATGGTTCGGGCTTCCTCAGATCAAATCTGGAATGAATTGGGGATGACAATCGAGGAATATTCCCCGCCGTCCTCATCTTCCGTCTACTATTCGAACCAGGTTGCCGTGTTGATGTACCATCAGCTCGTCGATCAACCGGATAAGAAAAAGCCTCACTTGCTGCCGGTCGATCAATTCGAGGAGCAGATGAAGCTGCTTAAGGAACGGGGATTCCATGTCATCAGCATGGATGAATACGTTGATTTTATGACGGCGGGATCCGCGATTCCGGATAATGCCGTGCTGCTTACCTTCGATGACGGCTATGAGACGTTCTATACTCACGCCTTTCCGATCTTGCAGAAATTCGGTTACACCGCCACGAACTTCGTCATTGTCTCCAGTATCGACAACCAGACCGGCAAGCCGAAGCTGTCGTGGGATCAGATGCGCGAAATGAAGAAAGCCGGCATGAGCTTCTATAGTCATACATACAACTCCCATCGCCATGGCCCGATTAATGCCACAGGCAAGGAGAAGCCGATGCTGAGCCGCCATCTGTACTTGAAGGACCGGGATCGAGTCGAGACCGACGAGGAATATATCGGCCGCATTACCGGCGACCTGGCCACCGCCGAGAAACGGCTCCGGGAAGAGCTGGGCAACACGCGCAGCATCGTCGCGTTCCCTTACGGAGCTTATAACCAGGATGTGCTTGGTGTTCTCAAGAAGCTGAATATTGAGCTCTCCTTCACCATTAAGCCGGGAATGACCGGCCGGGAAGACCGCAACGCCTTCCGCTTCAATGCGGGAACGATCAAGCAGACGCCCGAGGAGTTGATCAAGCTACTTAGCGAGGGCGGGTATGCCCAGAAGAAGAAGAAAAATGAGGTTTATGTCCAGATCAACGGCAAAAATGTCAATTTTAAAAAAAAACAGCCCCTGTTAGAGGAGGGGGACATCTTGATTCCTCTCCGGGAGCTGTGCCAAATGTATAACATTGAGCTCATCTGGAACGGCTCGCAAAATACCGTTTCATTGAAAACCAATCCCGGGCTGGTTGAAACTTCTGCCGATCCCGGCAACGATGACGTCTCTTCCCCATGA